GAAAGATATATTGAACGTAGGATAGTCGGGTATCCATTGTATCATTGCAAGATAATTACTTTTGTGGGGTGAGGTATGATGGATTGCCGGGCGCGGGAGAAAGGGTGTGAGCAGCCCTGCAACATCAAGACCCTGTTTAGGAACCCCTTTCTGCATGTCAAAAAGAGTAGCCCAGAAACTCTAGACTTGAGCTTTGCGTCAAGGTTGGTATCCGAAGTAGAGAGACTATGGACTCGATCTATCGGGGTCTAGCACTGCGAAGCTGGAGAAAATGGCAGTGGTAGGCTAGGTCACTGGACGGTCTTCATGATAGGAAAGCTGACGGTTTGGACGGAGCTGTGATCGGACGCTGTCTACGTACTCCGTGCCTCGGCAGCTAGGCTCGGTCCCTTCCGGCCCCATGAAAACGTCGTCAAGTTGGGTCAAGACAGGGTTGGGATTTAGTCTAGTCTAGTCTAGTCAGGggttaactaatattagccTAGTTTAGTTAGGGGGCtgactaatactagcttagtttagtctagttaactaactagtcgactaaattagttatatataataaataaataaaaccttaaatactttaaatactttaatttaactattataaaagtaataataaaaataataataagagtaataataagaataataataagagtaataataagagtaataataaaagtaataataagagtaataataataataataataagaataataatagtaataataatagtagtaatagtaataatagtaatacttatttatatattatatataattatagtttatttaaattattaagtattaaaagacttaaaactagtaacTAAAGGGGGAATTGAACTCTAGAccttaagaagtaataaagtaaagaCTTAAactactaagctaaataactattatattatatagtaaagtCTTTAggatattacttttatacagttaaataagtagtaataggggTAATAGTAAGAGTAATAGTAGGggtaataaagagtaatagtagtaggggtaataataagagtaataataagggtaataaagagtaataataaagaaaaaagttataatataaataaaatagtaaaataaagaaaatagtaaaagtattaataaattaaaactaacttaaaaactataaaaacaATAACtattcctcttcctcttctaaaatattactatcctccttattatttatataaatatcctctaatttctttaaagtactaacttactaatattttaaaagaattaatttagatatagtaGAGGGATGTAgtttatttctatttttagtaataatattactagaaATAGAAAAAACCCTCTCTACTAAAGCTGAAGTAGCTAGTATAGCTTAATATCttctagctataatagctaaaataggatatttatagttattatttttctaatataatagtgggttagcctattatatatattagtaaataagtattttaaatattatatagaaaaatatatacctcttGAGTTAAAGGGCCTTTAtcaaaataactaatatactctacttttatgttagtattactaatataaaagtcgttATTAGAATCTgagttattaaaagtagtagACTCTAAtacttctttagtaatattagacccatacttttcttctttaactctataaagtatataattagtaaagtagtataataataagtataataaaatacttataactcatattctttttttaataactcttttatatcgttttttatatcttcataataatataataaacgatttcttttaaaatatataagtttaaatctaggatttaaaattaaacctaatatataaggtttatatatatctagatCAAATAGATTTAATCTTTTtagaaagtaattaaatagtttaactatttcgttagttaaactatttactaaaatcgtataatatatagcctattaaagtattagtatataatttaaatattaaaatataataaaatagtacttaccAGCTCAGGTAGCTACTCTCTTAAAGtcttaaactttataactaaattattaagtttactatatatagtatatatatataataaacccttattaaggttaatatatagttaagattataaacgagTACTaggttttaaaaaaaatctcGAATATAGATTCTAAATCTTTTAAAGCCTTAtactcgctagtaataaaatagagctttttatactctaaattactagtatttctaaatatatactctaaagCTAGTTTAAGTTCTAGAGTAGTAGATATCATTCTATAAGTAGAATTCTatctagttttattatttataatatattaatataaaccctttatatatatatatatatattagttaacttaCCTAGAGgaataattcttttattaaaattaaaaagtaaagtttcgtctcttttagactttttataccttcTAATAATAATCGTTTAATCtcgctagtatatttaactataactataattcTATAGATATGTTTAATAAgacctatatatatagttaatatatattatataataatatatataataaaagaatactTACTACTAAGTAAATTCTTAGTAGttgtatctttattaattacgagattattattaattatactaatattattattagtataatttaacaattctttttctttagtagtattagatatatagttagctaatatatcctatactactatattattaatataagcaaTATATCtaatatcgtttttaaagtctttatttaaagttaatttataattagctttaaaaaaatccaaaaacgtattattattagatgcattatctctagtataactatataagttagtataataatataatataattaagtataattacttacctaaagaagttattagtaattaagtttagataagtagctaaactatctataacttctttatatatataaagacccgtatataatttagtaaggtctttaaatactataaatattagttagtatatatattaaaatagggttatatataataacttactaattagcttataaataagcttaaaatcgctattaatatagcttataataatacttaaataggcATCTTGTGACttagaggtctatatattaaaaacaaaAGAAAGTTTTCcgaagtttttaatatttttagttatctctaagttaattaaagagagaaatttattatacgtaatatttaataaattcctaatctctttctattaataatagaatttgacctataatataatattagtaaataataaagtattataatataataatgaAAAATatacctattataatagtttaaaagGTCTTTAAAAGAATTAGAATCTATAGTAGAAAATggtaagttattttttactataaaatctaatatctttaaataagcctcttccttattaaaatcggtAATAGTCCTAGTACGaggtcttttattattaaaaaaagactcttttataagtactatatcggtttctataatacgttaattagtatatataaatatataataataataatattacttactttttgctcgatttttttagattttttattataagtaatattagggTAAGATTGCTTATAAtgtcttataaagttagaggtTTGGAAacctttaactttaataatctagtttttactaaacttataatactaattagtatatttaaatatataataaaaaagtatatttacttacgtagtatatttaacttgtatttctctctcttttatataattaataagtaaaagatttcgagtaaataagttatttttaaaaatataggcaCTAGATTCGCTATTAGGCTCTAACTTATagtcctctttattatataaagagtctataaagctagtactagtagtattactaataggaATATTACTAGTAGTAGAAATAGGGCTACTAGCCTGAAAAGAGTCtgaaataaaagaatataataatataataataataaaaagagattaaaagaggtttttagtattagttatagtgtttagtagtataattacttagttaagaaAAGTAAAACTAGACCTTAGGGGGTAGAGTTAaggtctttttatattcttctTACTTTTCTATAAGATTCTAAAGGtttctattatattactaattattatatataattaataatactattaataataaactactctttAGAATAATCTAGAATTACTTTAtcattaattattattaatattattctactCTATTCTATTAGATTCTAGACGTTTCTACTAGATTCTAGACGTTTCTATTATTTctacttatagtaattagtattattactaattataagtatactatatatacttatactactatataagtcttattactataaatagaATACATAGAAAGTTCTAGAATTTCGTAGAAACTTCTAGaatataatagaaattactagaatacttaagaaatatattaataatataactaattattattaaatataatagtaaaaagagttttaaagtaaaatactaattagtaatctataTAATCTTCTAGAAatctaacttaattatatatacttttactcTTCCCCctttactttacttatttttactttttaataataataataataataactcttttaaaatatatatatatatatatatccccccgacggagcaatccgccggggccgtactatatattacgcattagggaaaactaagtataatacgctctatacctaattactaactaaaatagtaattaactaactcgactattatctcctttttattaataactcctaaCCTTCTGCCGCCCGCTTATAGGGCgagttttatttattcttatatatataagacctcctaatactaacttatataaataactaggtttaatataatctattcttttatataagtattattattacctagggggtcctataaaagctatttaaagtactaacttgttaccctaaccctatatacctccggcccgtttattataattattataactaagttaatattaatatactagatcttaacgtccgtactagcccggctatttatagcgttcgtactattacctagctaaattccgtattattaaaaagtattttactaatccttaggtatacttatattagttataatagctatagtattaagctagctaagggcgcctagcccaagaggagtagacttattaataagcatctttagcttattaattactaactatatactaagagaataggttcttatcgaggtagtattttaactagctaacctcttaactagttatctaactagctatttaagtagtaatttatatattaataagtttatttagtaaatttatttagtaaatttagttagtagatttatttagtttaaatagagagcagctttaggtaatattaaaagtaataaggataaaaaaaatctttataactctaagtaatagatattagcctatttagccctttttctaaaaacctctacgtcgctattaaagtttagaacctctttagttaagggccgcctctaactattataactaactattatagctaattattatgaCTAACTTTTAccgttaacctttttaactagtacCGCCgtagggtagcttacttatcttaaattaaataacggtttttatatcgaaattattatattacgttaagcacgtacttaggatatattacgcgtattatatagttaaaaagtatactatatcgtataatttcccttaaaaacgtaatcccgttaaggtcgatcttttatacttataaagctagaaaaaaactactatatatatatatatatatactactctttatataggctttattaaagtaattataagtccttaataattagccttataatataactattagttattataagtaaacgCCTAggtaaaaattattatttaattaatattactttaattaaactttaataaataccacgctttaatatatatatatatacattaatatatagtattttttgagattctttacttagtataatactatttttactataatttattacttttttttttaatttactaagaaTACTTTTAACTAATCTAGTTGactaattagttaagtaagtcTGACTATAGTCACTTATATAAGCgactaatactagcctagTCTAGTCTAGTTAGGATTTTTCAGTGACTATAGTCAGACTATATTAGTCAGactataactataactaataactAAGCGACTAATTTGCTAACCCTAGGTCAAGATAGGCATCCAGCCAACCAGTCTCAAATTGGATAATGAGGTGCTAATTGGTGGATGCGTGGACTTGGACTGAGCCTCTGGGGTGTGCAAATACATAGCAAGGTATGTGAGACAGGTGGGTCTGGGGTCCTGACTCGTCACGTGCAAAGAGACTTGTTTGGAGGAAATGGAAATTGCCGCCTTTCATGGTTTTCTCCCCCAGGGCAATGGGCCGGTGGTTGGCAGGTCTGGACGGGCGGCGTCGAAAACACCATACTCCTTCACTGCGGTATTTGCCAGCACTCTTATCATAGGAGTGATTTCCGGCATTTCTCAGTGCATATGGGGCGGGCTGATCTGGGGTACGATTTGGATTCTCTTTGATTACCTCATGGAGGTAGCCGGGAGATTGTTCCTTGACGGGAATCGCCGGAACAGAGGGCCCCGACCCACCTACCTACCGGTCTAACCTGAGGGTACCGCTAAGTTCTTCTCCAGCTGCCCGGTCCCGATTCCCAAGGTGGCAAGGACTAACAGTCCAAGGATAGGGCTACTAAAACAATTTTTCACGATGCCCTCATTTAGGCAAAAGCGGGTCTGCCATGCTCGTGTCAGACACGCTAAGATAGGGGACTCGGAACCCTGCAGTCGTTATCCTTTTTCATCAAGCAAAGACCTCCCCCAGGTTGCCTCATCTCAAGCCATGAGGGATACAAACTCATTCGCGATTTGATGCTTCTCCACGAACCCACGCCCTACCTGTGCTTCTCTCCATCCATGAAGTATTGTCGAGTAGCACAATTCTCGCTTGCAGCCTCCGCGTAGTGAGGCGAGTCGCGACCCATGAGCCCCGCTGCGCATCCGCTGCCGCCCTCAAGCAGTCTTCCGCCTTTGCGCACTTTGAACCAGCTCACCGAAGCCGATGTCGCCGCCGCCCTACAGAACCTCTCCGTCATCTACTGCCCCTTGGCCGTGTCCGTCGCCTTTCAGCTTAGCCCCGAGACGCAAAAGTTTGCTCATCACGATTCATCTCTCGCCGACTCTGGCTACGTGTCGGAGACAGACGACGATCATGAGGAGATTGACGGCCTAGACCACCACATAGCCGCTCTCAAAGTCGACGTCTTTGAGCGCAATTGCGCCGAGCGCTGGTTGACTGGCTTAATCGCCAGAGCCGAGACTCTTTCTTGCTTTAAATCCCAGGACGCTTGTCAAAACGCACTGGACCAGGCCTCTTGCATCCTCGAATCATTCTTCGCCGCCCCACCAGACGATGATGCCTCGGCCGAGAAGGATCAGGATTACACGCGCGATTTCGCATTCCAACTCTCGCTCCCCAAACCACCATCAGCAAGTGTTCCAGTCACCATCCGACTCAACGACAGGTTAGCGGGTACAAACTCGGCTGACCCGGACGATGTCGGTCTCCAGAGCTGGGGCGCCTCCATCGTCCTGTCGGACATCATGTGTGCCTCGCCGGAGCGCTTTGGTCTTTCCCAACCTGGACTCGGTATTTCGCCGCGCATCATTGAACTCGGCGCCGGCACGGGGCTTGTGAGTCTCATGCTCGGCAAAACGCTGCCTCACTTGGGAGCATCTAGTCCGACCATCGTGGCAACTGATTACCACCCGGCTGTGCTTGAGAACTTACGCGCCAATGTTGCCCTCAACTTCGCGACAGCCAATCCCGCCCACGTACAGACCGCCGCTCTCGACTGGGCAGCACCTGTCCTGGATGCACCGCTCCATGTTCCCGCCGACATCATCATCGCGACCGACGTCATCTACGCGCCGGAGCACGCTTTCTGGCTGCGTGACTGTGCGACTTGTCTACTCGCAGATTCTGGCGTGTTCTGGCTCCTGGTCACAGTGCGGCGCAATGGCCGTTTCAACGGCGTAAGCGACAGCGTAGAGTCTGCCTTCACGGCTGGCGACAGCCCCAAGCGGTCAGACGGCAAGAGGCTTGCCATCCTGCAATCAGAAGAACTGCTAAAACGGAGCGGAGTGGGACGAGGGGATGAGAGTGGCTACAAGCTTCTCCGAATTGGATGGGCCTACGAATAGACGATGAAATAGATGGGCCTGGCGCGATCAGACGAGACACACGACATTCTCCTCCAATAGATCATAGAGACTACATAGATAGATGATAAACAAAGGAGGCGAGCATCATAGACAGTCTGCACGGCGAGTGCATACATATCAGCATACAAATTGCAGATGTCCGCCCTCGCGTAGAGTATAGATAGATTATTATGTATATATGCATACATCAACGCTGACTAGTCATTTGCAGCTCACCTACGAAAGCTGGGCCGGCCTGAGGCTTCAAAGTGAATATTCTTGACGACGTAACTCAGAATTGCCTGGTTCTGCAGATCATCTCTATTTCAATTACATGCAACGATGCCTCTAGTCGAGATTGTTCTTCCCCGGGACTGATGCCGTGTTGCGGGGTTCGGCCCTTGACCACACCGTCACGCCGGTATCGCAGCGAGTAACGACCCCAGGCCCATGCCGAACCAGACCAATTCTGACCCATGCACCGGTAGAAACCTGCTAACTACCTGTACCCCATGGAGAACTTCATTCTAAGAACGGCCATCACTGCGGACTGGGAGGGGAAATTCGCAGAGCGGCCGCAGAGATCGGGTGCAGCAAGAGGGGTCCACATCGGAGCCGGGCCCCCGGACCCAGAAAAAATATTGACGCAgtgctaccttaccttaccttaccttgccaGACGCGAACGCGTCTCACACGCGATCAACTCATTGACAGCGCAACTTTCCCGCAGCATCCTGCTTGCTCTCCGATCACGACTCCGTTCTTTGCTTGTGTCTGCCCTCAATACTAGCATTCAAATTCTTCTCCGCCTGTAGCCATGCCTCGAGGTAGACCCTCGTCGAAGCTTGCGAAGCAAGGTAAGAAGAATTTCCAACTGCCAAAGTCTCTCTGCCTAGCTCTCTCATATTCCCCATGCGCTCCCATTCCCATTCTATTGCGCCCTCATTGACGCCCAAAACCTCGAGCAGACATTCCCTATGACGCGATCAGTAAAATCGTAGCGCATACCCTTGATCCCGAGACCGCGCTCGTGACCCTTACCGTTCTCGCCAAAGGCTCCCGCCTAGATGTTTCCGAATGGGATGTCCAGGAGCATCAACCGACATTGCTATGCGACTACTGGGCCAGCTTTCCGGGCAAGACGCGCCAAGATGTTCTAGGAATCGGAGAGCTTTACCATCCCTTTCGTCTGCTACGCCACCGACGTGTTCGGGGCCAATGGCAAGTACTAGTGCAATGGCTTGGGTATACGAGCGAGGGAGAGGATGTTTCTTGGGAGCCAGTCGTGAAAATGCGCGCTGATGCGCCGGACGTGTTGACAGACTACTGCGGGTACGTAAACGATGAGAGTGTAAATGCTGCGCTACTCGGGCCCACGGCGCGAGGGGATGCAAGTGGCGAGGAAGAGGGTCAATCAAATGAGCCCAAGCCTCAAGTCACATCTCCTGCCGCCGCAAGACACTCagcgaagaggaagagggatAGTCTGGTCGAGCCTTCTGAAATTACCAGCGACAAACGACGACGCTGTAAGCCCTTCCTATTCCCAACCGACGATGGTTGATCAATCCTTGGCTGACTCAAAGCCTAGCATCGAGACATGAATCAACACCAGCCACAAAAGCTTCCCTGCCCAGATCCTCGACGTCAGCATCCAAGCGAAGACAATCGAAAATCCCCCAAGACGACCCCCAGTCGCTATCGACCCCCAGAGCAACTGTTTCGATCCGAAAGCAATCCAAGATACCGAACGATGATAGCAAGAAAGTCGGTGCATCTCCTGCACCATCACAATCTCTGCCCCGACGGAAGAATACGCGAGGAGCCTCCATTGAACCCACAGCATCTGTCGACGCTGAGCGCCTGAGCCCTGCAGACGTCCCCCGCACAATGCTGTGGTTCATGGATGACTTCACTGTGGGCGATATGCAGAAGGTCTGCCGCTTCATCGACGAGCACTGCACAGGCAAATTGCGTCTACCTCTGTACAGTGGTGGAGACTGGGATGGGAAGGCTGCTAGCGGCAGATGGGAGGATGTTTTCATGGTGAGCCCGCTTGGACGGTTGGGTAGGTATGACGATGAGGATGAGAAGGAAGAGTGATTGGGATCGCTCTCTAGCAATGCCTGCAGAGGCAAGCAGTTTCCCGGCGTTTTGCAAGGACTGGACTGGCAATCAATCCATGTGTTCAAGGAGCGCGTTGAGCACTGGTTTGTTGTGCAAGTCGCAGCCGCCTCGATCACTTTCAAGGAACAAAGTCGGCAGCGTAGAAAAGGACAATCTAGCTGTTCGTTGACTGATAACGAAGTTTCTGCAAACTTCCACTTCTACTCTCGTCGTCCGCTTTTCGTTGTGCTATCACGCGGCATGCCACTGGTGTTCACGATGACAAAGTACTAGAGCATCCTGTGCTCGGCAATCAGAAGATGAGCTGTTCACCAAACGCGATGAACCAGGTTTCTGCTTGCGTATGAACAGAATGGCAGTGCGCTGAAGATCTACCAAACCTTCCAAATCTTCTCACAGAACATTGAGCTTTCAGCATGTCGCTTGCGCACCTCCGCAGTGGCTGATGGCACAGTCAGGATTCCTTTATCAAGAACAGCCATGCGTAGGATGTTATCAACCACGTCATTGCGCCACCGTGCCAACTCGGACAAAGCAACAGTCTCTGGGGGTGTGCATCAGCGTATCTAGCTCACTGGGCGGTTGGAAGAGTTTTCTTCACCGGCGCTAGCGCTTGTTTGCCGACCGACCTTAAGCGCCCTACGGGCTGATTAAAGATATCAAGGTTTGCTTGTGTTGGTTTGGAGGATGCAAAACCCGGCTAACCTGTGGATTCCTGAGCCAGTATTGGCTCTCAAAGCGGTAATTCTCCAATGGCTGTTCATGAAGTCGTGTCCTCCTTTTTTCCCGATGTATTTCTGGCGCCTCTTTGAAGTATCTCCATTCTACTGAATGTAGCGACAGCAAGACTAAATGATTGGATCTGATTTGGATTAGGTATAAATATGTTCTCGCGGTTTCCTCCTCCCTAAGTTTTCGAGCAAGACCTTGCCGAAAATGAAACATTCTTGATTCATTCAGCTCCACAAGATCCCACTCACTTCAATCTATAAAATGACCGAAGTCGCCGCCTCGaagaaatttatattatGTCGTAGAGTCACTGTAGGGGCATcgacgtatataaagagaacgGTTGTCTATTGGAAATAGGAAATAGGCACGAAGCTCGCTCTAATATAGAGGGTACGAGCGAAGTGGGCCTCGGTGATTATATAACCGAGGTTACGTAACGTGCGGTAAGGCTATagatagttaaagctattataacatACCCCCCTAAACGAATATACGTTTAGAAAAAGCGCACCTAACTacccgtattattataaaaaagtccgCTAAAAGCGGAaagctaaatactaatatataggaatctatttataaaaggaattataaaataaattggTCTGCGCGTAGAGTTATGGGCGAGGGGTAAATTAGCCATAAATTAACCTccgtattcgttattataggTAATCTTAAGGCTATACTATTAACGGAAGGTATAACTAAGGGACGGcctcttattagctaaataatcGACCTATAGgttaagggtagtagatatataaatttcTCGCTACTGCCCACGGTACTAACTTTCCTTCCCTCTTtaacctatatttatattactaccgTACGTATATACCCTTACTTTTCGCTTTTATACCCGCGTTCTTATGTATACGTATCGTTAAGAAAGGATTTctattaatagtatcgtttttatttagatattactaaaacgaTCGGCTAAAAaccgtacttatattactatagcgcGGGAGGCTAAGAAGCGTAAGCTTAAGGCTACGGCCTCGGGGGAGAGCGGCGGCTCCCCTAGCCCCCCCTATAAGCCCGAAATAGGTAAGTAATATTCCCTCGTCCTATACTTCGGTCGTAATACGGCCttcgtttatttaatattaatttaactactttatttaataggTAGCGGCCTTATAGCTAAACGAGTTATTTAAGAAGGTAGTAGAGGCGAGGAGGGTTTATAGCCCCCTCCCTCGCTCCTttttagaaattaaaaagacgTCCTCGTTTCCTAAGAGGACGGTATAAGCGAGGAGGGTTTATAGCCCCCTCCCTTACCTCCTCttagataaaaaaaagaaaaaaaaaagacttttcCTAAGAAGATTAGAAAAGTGAGGTAGGTTTATAGCCCCCTCCCTCGCCTCCTCCTAGAGGgcataaaatagttaaccgtatatataatacctttctaactattattatttatagaacTAATTCTTAGTAGCGGACCTTCTTAGTACTATCCCTAgtactaaggtttaatacgaGCCGGTACCTCTACCTCCCCCGTccggttataaatactttaagtatattaaaagcgccCTTAGTAGCCGTTCGGACGGTACGTACCTCTTAGGTTCGCGTAttagtagtaaatactaacgctacTAGACCTATAAGAAGTCGGGTTATGCCCCTATTcctaaggggtatatacggTTCTTAAGCGTAAAGTTCTTATGCCTTAAGCGGGAGGTAAtaagaaagttagtaatagccgtagttactaatatagaactgcctatactttataaagtaggtTCTAAGCTATCCtcgttctatttattatttataatctaatatataaaccctaACTcgtataatagtagcgttatATAAGGCCCTTAAGTACGACGGTCTCTTAggtaagaaaaagggtaagggGGTTCgtataaataaggccctAGTAAGAGAGGCGTCTATAGGCGCTctctttatactaaaagcgtcgttaaaagaacttattaaggacgtaatagtattagctactttattTACGAAAGTAGACGGTATTTAAATCGGAATCGATACTCTTATCGGTTTATATATCCCTCTAGGTATATAGCCCGCgttaaagtcttttttaaataaatacgcgcTTACCCTCTTAAGTAAATAGCCTCTTCCTAGGCGACCTAACGGGGTCGCCGGAGCGACTTTATACTCCCTAGCTATGGgctacgttttttaattaagaaccGGGCCCCCCGGGCcgttttactactttttaaacgtcccctcgtttagtataattatctcttatatatctcttatatttaggaGCGATACGAAGTACTCGAACCTCGCTCTAAAAAGGTTCTTTATAAGACCGTCGGCTAGTATTTTattcgttagtatatagACTACTTAGAATGAGCCTCTCGAGTGCTCttatcgtagctatatattctagATATTAACGTAGCATAGACGAGTTAAAATACGTTccccttcttttattataagtctaattatttaataattatcgtagtatactttttatacgtcgCTAAGCTTAAGCGAGATATTTCTAAAAAGGCGTTTAAGAGCGAATATCTCCTTA
The window above is part of the Colletotrichum lupini chromosome 9, complete sequence genome. Proteins encoded here:
- a CDS encoding methyltransferase domain-containing protein: MSPAAHPLPPSSSLPPLRTLNQLTEADVAAALQNLSVIYCPLAVSVAFQLSPETQKFAHHDSSLADSGYVSETDDDHEEIDGLDHHIAALKVDVFERNCAERWLTGLIARAETLSCFKSQDACQNALDQASCILESFFAAPPDDDASAEKDQDYTRDFAFQLSLPKPPSASVPVTIRLNDRLAGTNSADPDDVGLQSWGASIVLSDIMCASPERFGLSQPGLGISPRIIELGAGTGLVSLMLGKTLPHLGASSPTIVATDYHPAVLENLRANVALNFATANPAHVQTAALDWAAPVLDAPLHVPADIIIATDVIYAPEHAFWLRDCATCLLADSGVFWLLVTVRRNGRFNGVSDSVESAFTAGDSPKRSDGKRLAILQSEELLKRSGVGRGDESGYKLLRIGWAYE